The genomic segment TACGTCATCACTGACGGACCAATTAAAATCATGAAGGTCAATGCTGCATTAGCCATTTTAGACGGTACACCATAGATGATCGAGAAGCATAGATCTGAATGAGCTATTGATAACAAGAAGACAAAACCTAGATAATGTGACAAAAGGACATATTATAAAAGAAATAGAATGAATGCAGTAAGTATACTGGGTAATAAAACAACCCAATATGATCTCTTAGAAGATCTAATAGAGCTTGACAAGAATGCTTCTGAAAGTTTTCAACAACGCTCTTAAAATAATAACAGTTGATAAATCTCGTAAAAGTCTATTTTATGCTGAGATGATTATTGGCTTTTTTTAGATGATGTCCAATATTTAGATTTGAACAGCTATAAATGAATTGTACTGATGCCATAAATACAATCGTACAATTTTATCAAGTGTTAGTCAAGACTCAAGATTGTTCAGAAACAGAAGGCGTCAATTAATGCTTGACACTTCTGTGAGAATAATTTCCATAATCAGCGTTCTGAACATTCTCTGAGTATCTGATTTGCTGTATCAATGCTTCAATTAATACAACGAACCCGACATTATAAATGATTGTCGACAATATCAGTAGCCTCGAAAATAATCACTGAAGAGTGCTGAACTTGTCAGCTACTAATTACTGAATTTTTCAAAGTGCTGAATTTTAGTAATACTGAAATAATTTCTTAAAGAGAGTACATCATCATAACTTTAAATGTTCCAACAACATTTGAGGGCACGGTCTAAGGATACCCAAAGATCGAATCATTGACCTTTTTATCCTTGTCTTAAACCTTTGTGCCAATTCAAAATGGCAATTTTGATGATGATTTGTTTTTTATGCCGAATCTAGTCCTTTTGGTTGATGGTTCACAATTTCAGGTAGAATGGGGAAAAATTTCGATGATTGATGCAGAACGGCGGCTTTTAGCGAATGCACTAAAAGATCAAGACAACCAGCACTTTGTATTACTTTCTGACAGGTTGTAGAATAATGCCTGTAAAAGTTTTTGTTACTAACTTGTGACTAGAGTTCACAAATTTGTACTGATTGAGAATTTATTGACTGCAGTTGCATACCCCTTCatgattttgattatgtgtACAACTATCTCATGTACGCAAACATAAGCTTCATAGATAGGTAAGTCGGctattatcttttttttttctttttcatcttATCATCATCAACATTTTACCCTCGCGAGGTACGTAGGATATGCTCAAGAATTTTGTTTAAACTTGTAGCTCAAGTACCAGCTACATAACTGATTAAAGAACTGAAGCATAACATAAGATTGAGCAGATTATGCTATTcgcttttcaaaatttaaacattACAGTGCAAACAGAGCAAGAATTTAAATTGATTTGGTTGAAGTAATTGTTTAATTAGCTTACCAAGTCAATCAATCTAAGATTTCCAACTATCATATATGTTACTCAAACGTATAGAAAGAATTACACATGTGATTGATCAgataaaaaattcaatttatttGTGTAACAATTGCAATTTTCCTCTCTCTGACGGTCACCcgtccattttttttttcaagcaaCTTTCATTCATGTGGTGAGAAATATTGTCAAAGAAGTGTAGAATAGGCAGAGTATTCATGTGTTCTTTTCTTTTGGAATTTTATCACCTTTGTTTTTTCTTGGTCTGAGATGACTTGCTTGATCATCAAGCAGatctaaaacaaaaattaatgcGTAAATACAGTTTATTTCATGTATGTAATTATGCCTCCAAAAGCTTTACATATGAAGCATCAACTCCATTATGTTGCTATGCTAGCATCCTGTGATATGATCTATAAGCATATGCCTTGTTTTCTGCAGCTTTGAGGATCCTGGTCCTCATGGAAGTGGCAGGTACATTGAATATATGTTACCTGAAGTCGAGAAGAAAGACTTTCGAAAGGGTGCACAGGTGTGGCTCATATTTGATACAATTcactttatttaattaaaatgatataGTGGCATTTGATTCCtaaatttttagcataaaacaTTGGGGAATAAGTGGAGCAAGCACCCTGTTGTATAGAGTgcaattattataatttttcagGTTTATTTTACATTAAGAATGTTCAAGTTTATCCCTTTTTTTTAATCTAAAATCTAAAATTAGATGTCTTACATAAATGTTAACTCTCTGCTCTCGATCTCTTTAGTTTGTCTTGTGATAATGCTTCTCTTTTGTGGTGCTATTCAGTGGTTCACGATGAAGCGGCAGCATGCTATTATAGTTACGGCTGACAGTCTCTACTACAAAAAATTCAGGGATTACTGCAGGGTTGGTTCAATTTTTTCTTGcaaattaaaactttaattttaaCCCATCACGATTTTGATTAATGATGTATGTCTTAGAATTATTAGGTTTTTTTCGTTATTTATTTATCTTCATTATTAGTGAGTCATCAGTTAGTTTCAGCTTATCTAGTTGGTTGTTAGGCAGGTCCTAGGTTTATGCTAGGTTTCTGATTCAGTTATATTTTCTCTCTCCTGTACTATATAAGCTGCGGCTATTTCATCaataataaatcaagagaaTTATATTCTTAAAACctacatggtatcagagccgcgtCTCTTTAATTCTCTTTCATGGCAGCAAACGCTGGCAACAGAGGTGTAACCTTTGGCACATTCGGATTAACATCTGAGTCAGAGGTAACCTCAGGAAATACTACTCCTACCTCTATACACGACATGACGTCTAACTCGATTCAAATTACTGTCCATCGATTAAATGGTCAGAATTTTCTGGAGTGGTCTCAATCAGTGAAATTGGCAGTTGATGGACGAGGAAAACTGGGATATCTGACTGGAGAAACAGCCAGACCTGCAGAGACAGAGCCAACATTCAAGACATGGAGGTCGGAGAACTCTCTGGTCATGGCATGGCTTCTCAATTCAATGGAACTCTCCATTGCCAGACCCCACATGTTTATGAAGACCGCAAAAGAGGTGTGGGATTCAGTCAGAGAGACCTATTTAGACTCTGAAAATTCTTCCCAGATTTTTGAGTTGAAAACAAAACTCTGGAACTTGAAGCAAAATAATAGGGAGGTTACAATCTACTACAACGAGATGGTGGCCCTGTGGCAGGAACTAGACCGGCATTATGATGATGTGTGGGAGAGCAAGGAGGACTTTGCGAGGCAGAAGAAGAGGGAAGAGAATGATCGTGTATATGTATTCTTGGCAGGAATGAGTCAAGACTTGGATGAAGTCAAGGGGAGAATACTTGGCCGAAGACCCCTTCCATCAATCAGAGAAGTCTTCTCTGAAATTCGCCAAGAAGAAAGCAGAAAAAATGTTATGAATAACCAGGTGATACATGAGACTAATGGAGGATCTGCGAATGATACATCTGCCCTTGTGTCCCGCGGTACTGATCCAGGATACAACCTCGACAAGAAGAAGAAGCCATGGTGTGACCATTGCAAAAAGGCATGGCATACTCGTGAGACGTGTTGGAAGCTTCATGGGAAGCCCGCTGACTGGAAGAAACGTCCTAAGAGAGCCCTGCAAACTGCTTCTGAACCGACACAAGGGACATCAACCAACTCTGGACAGTTTTCGTTCACTAAGGACCAGATAGATCAGCTTCTCAGGTTACTTCAACCATCAAACCCAACACCTTCCAATTGTACCCTTGCTCAAAATGGTAAAGTCCCTGGTATGTCCCTCTTGTGTTCACAGCCTGATTGTACCTGGATCATAGATCCAGGTGCAACTGATCATATGACCGGGTCCCCTACATTTTTTTCTACCTATAAACCATGTGCAGGGAATAGGAAAGTTAGGATTGCAGATGGCTCCTTCACTCCTATTGCAGGAATGGGAGACATTAAACTGTCATCCACCATAACCTTGCTAAATGTTCTCCATGTCCCTAAATTGTCATGTAGCCTTATCTCAATAAGTAAACTAACCCGTGACCTTCAATGCCAAGCTAAATTTAATGATTCTCATTGTGACTTTCAGGATGTGGCCTCGGGGAAGATGATTGGCAATGCTAGAGAATATGGTGGTCTCTATATTCTTGATGGGGAAACCGACTCTTGTAAACTTGCTCAGGCTTTTTCCGGTTTGAAAACTACTTTTATTGATCCGAATAATGAGATTTATTTATGGCATTTCCGTTTACGACATCCTAGTTTCCATTATATGCAACATTTGTTTCCCAagttatttttgaataaaaatcccTCTATAtttaaatgtgaaatttgtgccTTGGCAAAACATCATAGATCCTTTTATCCTCCAAGACACTATCAACCGAGCAGACCCTTCTCACTAATCCATAGTGATGTTTGGGGTCCTTCTCGTGTCACTAGCTGTTTTGGTAAGAGATGGTTTGTAACGTTCATAGATGATCATACTCGTGCATGTTGGGTGTTTTTATTGAAAGAAAAATCAGAAGTGGAGACTGTTTTTAAAAACTTCAACCATATGATTAATACTCAGTTTCAAACAAATGTGCAAATGCTAAGAaatgacaatggaggagaatatttTAAGGAAATTTTAGGTCAATTTTTTAAAGAGAAGGGTATTGTTCAACAAAGTTCATGCACTGATAGTCCACAACAGAATGGTgtggctgagagaaaaaataGGCACATTTTGGAAATAACTCGTGCACTCCTATTCACCAATAAGGTTCCTGAATACTTGTGGGGAGAAACAGTCTTGACTGCAGTATATTTGATGAATAGGGTGCCTTCTAAGGTGTTAAATTTTCAGACTCCTCTTGATAAACTTAAGGAACACTTTCCAAACTCTAAATTGTTTTCGAATCCCCTCACCTTGCGCACGTTTGGTTGTACTGTTTTTGTAAGAAATTTGGATAGAAACATGAGTAAGATCCTAAGGCAAAAAAATGTGTGTTTGTAGGGTATGGCTCTACTCAAAAGGGTTATAAGTGTTTTGATCCAATGtcaaaaaaaatgtatatttcTTTCGATGTAGCGTTCTTTGAAGATAGATCATATTTTGGGCCTCATCTTCAGGGGGAGTTCAGAGGTGTTGAAGATTCGGAAATGTTCAGAGGTGTTGAAGATTCGGAAATGTTTCCTTTTACTATTTCAaaccaaaataataaaaatatcctGAGTAATGATGACTCATCTTCTGAACATAATAAAGGGACAACTAACACTCTAGAACAAAACCCTATAAATCTGTTTGAAAATTCCGAATTATATAAGGAATCGACTATTTCTCCATCGACTCCTAAAAACATGGGATACATTGACCACACAAGTGTGGAGAACAATAATAAACCGCATAATAATGAAATTGGATCTAATGGTCAAAATAATTCTCAAAGTTCTCCGATTAGTAAAATCAATAATCAAAAAGGAAAGTTCTACGAGCAAGTCTACCAGAGAAGATTTCCAAATCAAGAAGTTAGAGACAACGTACCTCTTCATTCTCAAACGTCTGACCAAGAGCCATCTCCTGAAGGTAAGGTCTCAAACCCTCTTGATCTCCCGATTGTCCTtagaaaagaaaaaaggtcttgTGCTAAATACCTTGTATCTAACTTTGTTGCCTACAATAGATTCTCCCCAAAATTCTCAACTTTTTCAGGAAGTGTTTCCTCTATACACATACCAAAAATATACAAGAAGCCCTAGAAAGTCCTGAGTGGAAGAAAGCTGTTTATGAGGAGATTGGTGCCCTTGAGAAGAATCAGACGTGGGCAATGGAGAGCCTGCCTAAAGGAAAAACAACCGTGGGATGCAAGTGGGTTTTTACACCCAAGTTCAATGCCGAGGGAAACCTTGAGAGGTACAAGGCACGGCTGGTTGCAAAGGGGTTCACTCAGACCTACGGTATTGATTATTCAGAGACATTTGCTCCAGTTGCTATGATGAATACAATTCAGATCTTGTTGTCAATTGCAGTCAATCTGGATTGGCCTTTACAACAACTTGATGTAAAGAATCCCTTCCTAAATGGTAACCTAGACGAGGAAGTGTTCATGGATCCCCCTCCCGGCTTTGAAACTAACTTCGGGACCAAGGTATGCAAGCTACAAAAGGCCCTATATGTGCTTAAACAGTCCCCAAGGGCATGGTTTGGCAGATTCACAAGTTTCGTTCTGGATCAAGGATACCTACAAGCTCAATCCGATCATACTATGTTCATGAAGTTCTCAGGTTCAAGAGTCTCAATTTTAATtgtctatgtggatgatattattCTCACGGGTGATGACAGAGAGGAAATGAGTTAACTAAAAACTAGACTATCCAAAGAATTCGAGATCAAAGACCTAGGAGGACTAAAGTACTTTCTGGCCATGGAATTCGCACGGTCCGAGAAGGGACTTGTTGTTTCTCAGCGCAAGTATATACTCGATCTCCTGGAGGAAACTGGTATGAGTGGGTGTAAACCAGTAGATACTCTTATTGATGCAAACAAGAAACTTGGCGAGATGAGCTGCAAATCTCCGGCCGATGTGCTTCAGTATCAGAGGCTAGTTGGCAAACTGATTTACCTCTCTCATACTCGACCCGACGTAGCTTTTGCGGTTAGCCTTGTCAGTCAGTTTATGCATGCGCCATCTAGAGATCATCTTGAAGCAGCAAATAGGATCTTAAGGTACCTGAAAGGATGCCCGGGCAAAGGACTTTGTTTCAAGAAGAGTGGCAACAGGAATGTTGAGGTGTATACCGATGCTGATTGGGCTGGTTCTGTGACAGATAGGAAGTCTACATCGGGTTACTGCACGTTTCTATGGGGAAATCTAGTCACGTGGAGAAGTAAAAAGCAGAGTGTGGTAGCTCGTAGTAGCGCAGAGGCTGAGTTTAGGGCAATGGCTAATGGGATAACTGAAGTTTTGTGGGCTCAACGTGTTATGAAAGATTTGAGGCTCGAGTTTACATTACCGATCAGATTATATTGTGACAATAAGGCGGCGATTAGTATAGCTCACAATCCAGTTCAGCATGACCGAACCAAACATATTGAAGTGGACAGGCACTTCATAAAGGAGAAACTGGATCAAGGTCTGATCTGCACACCATTTGTTCCTTCCTCAGAACAGGTGGCTGATATCTTCACAAAGGGCTTGTTCAAACCTGTGTTCGAGGGTCTTGTAAGCAAGTTGGGCATGTTTGACATTTATGCACCAACTTGAGGGGGAGTGTTAGAATTACTAGGTTTTTTTCGTTATTTATTTATCTTCATTATTAGTGAGTCATCAGTTAGTTTCAGCTTATCTAGTTGGTTGTTAGGCAGGTCCTAGTTTTATGCTAGGTTTCTGATTCAGTTATATTTTCTCTCTCCTGTACTATATAAGTTGCGGCTATTTCATCaataataaatcaagagaaTTATATTCTTAAAACCTACAGTATGTGCACATTTTTGGGTCGCTTTCCCGTTGCAAGGGCATGGATGAGTTGTTGGGTGTACTCATTACTCTACTTTGATTCACATATCCTGAGCAAACTATAATTTTACTATGTGGTGGCTTAAGGATTACCATGTATTCTCACTAAAGCTGGAATTCCACATGAATACCTTGATGACTTCTTCTTCACTGTAGGAGACCATGGAAAAAGAATTAACTTATGAAAGCATTCACATTGAATGTCGATGTTTCAGTATTAAACGTTACTTGAATGGAAGTGACATTTCTCTAgaacaaaatatataaattataaatggTTATGAATCTGGAATGCTGGTCAATATTAAGGCTAGGAGGAGGTGAAGATGGCTTTTTGTTGTTAAAAGCTTGGAAATTAACTTGCCTATTTATGTTATTGTTTCCACAATATAAATTTGAAGATGATGCATGCAGCTGAACCCAGACCAGCTTTGGATAAGGCATGAACTTAataagcttgatcagttgtttGCTCATGATTTACTTGTGGTTTTCCCCATTTTTGGCTATATTCATGGGCATGCTATAATTTAAGAAGTCGGTTAAGCATACGCCACTCTGCATAAAAAGGTCGATTTTAACATACCAAACAACAAAACTTTTATTACTTACTTCCCTGAAATCTCACATGTATCCCTATTACCAATCATTATTTCATTCAGTAAAGGAGATATGTGGATCGCTTGGCTCACGCATCTTTAAGCGTTTTGCGCTTTCTCACTGCTATTACCAAGAGCTTTTATCTTTAGATTGTTTATCCAAATTTAAATTGTATCAATTTCTCTCTTTTGATTTTGTCTATTGTTGTATAGTGAATTAGATATTTACTAATGGGATCCGTTTCCTTTTATTGAACAGCCGGGAATGGAGGGTGCCCGCAACTGCTACTCTGATGAACACTATTTACCAACTTTTTTCTCGGTGAGACTTGTATTTTCGATTTTTTAGTTTCTAATATTTCTTTCTATCTTACCCCTCCATTCTTTCATTTGTTTAACTAGTTggattttcctttctttttagATGCTTGATCCTGCAGGGGTCTCCAACTGGTCTGTAACACATGTTGATTGGTCCGAAGGGAAGTGGCATCCGAAATCATATGAAGCACAAGATATTTCCATTGAGCTAATGAGAAACATCACAGTATGGGTCCCCTCTTTTTGGAGCTTTTGCATCAATTGTAGCCATAGCTTACCTATGCCTGACAGAATTATTATGTCCAAGTATAGATTGATTATACTCTCATCTTGACCATCTAAACTTTTTATGGGCTGCAACTTTTCTACTGAATTTAATTTGGATCAGACAGCTTTAGCCTTGAgcacaaaatatttcttcttatCTCGAGTTCTTCTCTTCGAGTTGACTAATATTACAATCTGCAACTTCCAATTTTGTTTTTGCAGTCTATCGTAGACAGTGTCCATGTCACAAGCGACGAAAAGGTTAGTAATAGTATGGTTCGGCTGAACTTTATCAAAGTTTCTTATGTGATGGATCCAGAAGGAGGCTAACAGGGGCAGTAACTCCACATCCCTCTTAGACtctcatataaatcatatatcatctatgcataaattataattcacctCTCAGATTTGTCAAGTTATAGTTTCGCCCAGTTTTCTGGCTCTTTTATCTGTTGTGCATTGTCAATATTCTAATGAAAACTCTTCTTATGTAGTGTAGAAAGAAGTTCAGATCAGACCTTGTGTCCTTCATGGAGATCAACAGCCGTGTTATTTATTTGCGAGGAAATTTTTACCTGACTCTCTAAATAATTTGATGCAACTTTTCCCTAATTACACATCTATTAGACCGCTCGTACGCTGATTCTTTGGTTGATTCAAATGTTGTATTTGATCCCCTTTGCCTCCACATATCGTGTAGCTTCTGATGTTTGTAAAGATCCTTGCCTCACGTACTCCACAACAAGGCTTATATTTAGCAATGGAAAGGCAACCTGCAGAGACTGAAGGAGAAGAAAAGGCTGACTATTTGATTGATGTCTTATTTCCCCCTCCAcctatgatatttatgtttacAACCTGATTTTAGGATTCG from the Primulina tabacum isolate GXHZ01 chromosome 16, ASM2559414v2, whole genome shotgun sequence genome contains:
- the LOC142528258 gene encoding glycosyltransferase BC10-like isoform X1, with protein sequence MKSVKAWRLGIKGIHLLPGPRQRSHLKKPKWIIVLVSFVSFFLVCAYVYPPRSAAACYIFSSRGCMALEKWLPPSPARELTDDETASRVVIRDILNVPLTISSNPKIAFMFLTPGALPFEKLWDKFFQGQEGRFSVYVHASKDKPLHFSRYFINREIRSGEVEWGKISMIDAERRLLANALKDQDNQHFVLLSDSCIPLHDFDYVYNYLMYANISFIDSFEDPGPHGSGRYIEYMLPEVEKKDFRKGAQWFTMKRQHAIIVTADSLYYKKFRDYCRPGMEGARNCYSDEHYLPTFFSMLDPAGVSNWSVTHVDWSEGKWHPKSYEAQDISIELMRNITSIVDSVHVTSDEKKEVQIRPCVLHGDQQPCYLFARKFLPDSLNNLMQLFPNYTSIRPLVR
- the LOC142528258 gene encoding glycosyltransferase BC10-like isoform X2, coding for MKSVKAWRLGIKGIHLLPGPRQRSHLKKPKWIIVLVSFVSFFLVCAYVYPPRSAAACYIFSSRGCMALEKWLPPSPARELTDDETASRVVIRDILNVPLTISSNPKIAFMFLTPGALPFEKLWDKFFQGQEGRFSVYVHASKDKPLHFSRYFINREIRSGEVEWGKISMIDAERRLLANALKDQDNQHFVLLSDSCIPLHDFDYVYNYLMYANISFIDSFEDPGPHGSGRYIEYMLPEVEKKDFRKGAQWFTMKRQHAIIVTADSLYYKKFRDYCRPGMEGARNCYSDEHYLPTFFSMLDPAGVSNWSVTHVDWSEGKWHPKSYEAQDISIELMRNITSIVDSVHVTSDEKCRKKFRSDLVSFMEINSRVIYLRGNFYLTL